The Perca fluviatilis chromosome 17, GENO_Pfluv_1.0, whole genome shotgun sequence region GAGTTTCTTCTTCAAGGTCAGCAGGCACAGAATCACTACCGAGCTCCAGATGGGATCCATTGGATTCAGGCCTAGAGGCAACTGTATCTGCAAATAATGCCTGCCATAAACCAGCTTTAATGCCCACATGTGTTTGGTAAATACTGCACTGTCCAGTCTATAAACAGCTCATTTGATTGGCTCCAAAAAGCATGCATGGTCATACACATCAGTGTTTTGCCTGATACGTGGTGGATAATACAGAAGCAGATGCACAtagttaaatgttttaatttaacattaattgtagtTATGTCGGAAAACATCAAGAATTAAACAACGAACAtgcatgtatttttattttgtttttacagtttacaAGAAGGTACACAGACTCCTAGTTGAGACAAGGTGTCAGGTTAACAGCCAGAGAGGCTTATTTATAGCTGAAGATCCGTACTAACGTCACACCAACACCGACACATGCACTTTCACCCGTTTTAATTCCCACTCGTGACCCAAACATCTCCCTTCCAACACGCTATGATTCATGCACTACTTCCACCCATTCACGCTGAGtaaacaaaggaaaatatttttcTACGGACATTTGATCAACTGTTTTAGATAGGATTGTTGACTTCATGCCGTGTGAGTACAGCCAGGTACAAATTGGGtacaaattataaatatattgtaAGCCATTTGGCACTTTTAATATATGAAGTTTTAAGAATTTACCTCAGTTGATTGTAGGCCGATTCTACTGCGATTTTAAGACCTTGAATAAAGACACACCAGCAAGGCACTTGACAATAAACCTGTTGAGAACAGTTAAAGTATTACACACTGTCCTTTGTCTTTAGCTGGTTCAGTTGAATGATCGCCTTGTTTCTCTGgactctctgttttagctgatTCTGATGGCTGAATCTCCACTCCTTCTGGTTCAGTTTGTTTTATAGCTGCTTCAGTCTCGCTTGTTTCCTTTTCTTCTACGGTTTTAGTTTCTTTCTCCTGGGCTGCAGCTGGATTTGTGTTTCTCAAAGCTGTTTCGATGCAATCTTCTACACTTTCAGTTTGTGGGGACTCCACTGCTGCCAGGGCATTTTCGAATAGGGCAACATCGGAGAAGGGTTGCATCGTTTCCTTCCCATCTGCATCTCCCTCGTCGGCAGGCTCTGCCGGTGATGCGGTCTCTTTCTCCTCCACCCTCTGTTCCTTTCCACCAGCCTCTTCTTTTTCCTGCATAATGTCATCAACTGGGGTCAGAGGTGTGAGGTCCAGACATGCCTTAGGAACGGATGTGGCCTTTCTCCTTGGGGGGGCAACTGGCCTTTGCATTTCCAAATCTTTTTTCCACAGTTCCTGATCTGTACTGACTGTCTCTTTCTCGTCCAGAGCTTCACGATCATCTATGCTTCCCCAGTCGAGTTCTTCTGAGAGAAACTCGAAGCTTGAGACGCTAAGTGGATCTTCTGGGATTTTAGCGACCTTTTCTACCTTGATGGAGACATTTTTGCCCGTCTTGACTTTAGTTTTTGTAGTTGATTGGGTTTCGTCCTCTTTGAGGGATTGAGGGAATGGGTCTACATCACATGGAGAAGAATTGTCACTGGTCCTCAAGAAGTCTGTGATTTCCTCCTCTGTATTTTGCATCTCACCTTTTTCAGGCTCGGACAGCAGATCGCCAAAATCATACAAATCTTGGGACAATACCCGAGGACCTTCCTCTGGGCATTTCTCTTCATCGGTTGGTTCCACTTCCACCGCAGGAGTCTCATCTATAAGGACATATTTCTCTAAATATCCCCTGGCCTCCCGGTCCGAATGCCTGCTGTGAAAAGACTTCTCAGACGTCATACTTTCTGTATCCTCTTCTTTTTTCCGACTGCCGATTGCTTCCTCGTACAGGTCAGTGTAAAGGAAAGCCATGGCTTTGGGCTCCTCCAGCAAAATTTGGTCGATAATTTTGCAAGGTCCTTCTGGTAGAAAGATTGGAGTCAGGATGTCCTCTTGGCTTCCGAACAAATTCGAACCGCTCGGTTTTGAAGGGAGCCTTGAAGGCGCATCACATCCGCCTTCTTTGTCTAGAGTTTTCATGACATAGTTGTCTGTACCGCCGTAGAAGACTTCATCGAGAAGATCGCTGTTGATTTCCTCAAGGCTGACTGTGTCTAAATTGTCATCATCCACAGTTATGGTTGCGGTGGTGTTGTCTTCAGACTGCACAGGTTTCTCGGTGTCCTGGATCTCAGTGGCAGCTTCTGCCTCTGTTTCTTGCTCCACCAGTCCCTGTGCGATCACAGCAGGACTTCCTGGAGCCTCAGCATCAACCATGGTGAACGCCTCAAAGTAGTCCACATTGCCAGCAGTTCCTCTGCCCAGAGGTCTGGCCACTGGAGCCCCTGGTGGATCCATTACATTTGTACTTATGGAAGATGGGGGGTTGACCTGGTCACCTCCTGCTGCATCTAGTCCCGTGAACATCAGCTCATTATCATGAGTCTCTTCACTGGCTTTAGGAAGAAGGCTCTCCTCCAGATAAGAAAGATTGTCCACCATTTCTTTGCTCTCCTCTTCATCCACAGAAGCGAATTTTGGAGGAACGACGATGTTGAGGATTTCAGAGCCCTCGGACACTAACCTGAATAGCTTTTGCTCTTTATCTACCAGAGGATCATTcgcctcctcttcttctccttcctcaGTTTTCACATTTGGCTGCGAGAATTCTACTAACTCCGGCCTTCCGGAGATGTTCCCAGAACTTTCTGCAACTTCCCGTAGTCTGTCGCCTTTGCTCTTCTGATTTACCCTCTCTTTAGTTTTCTTCCGTCTTGAAATCAACTCCTCGTCCATGACAAAGATAATCTTCCCTGCTGGAACAGAGCCAGGTGTTGCAGGCCGCACTGCAACCGGAGAGCTGAGATCCACAGTAAAGTTTCCAGCTTCGGATGCCCAAGGCGTGGTGCAGCGACTAGGGGTAGTCTCCCACGCGATTCCGCTGTCCTCGCCTTGCATAGTTACCATAGAGAAGGAAGAGTCCATCATCAGGCACTGCATCTTGGGCCGGACGTTGTCATCGTGGACGGCCTCACGTAAGCTGAAGGCAGAGAAACAAGATGGCAGCGAGATAAACAAACGACATCTAATCGGATGTTTCATCCACGTGTGACAGAAGGAACTTCAAGTTTTTTCAGGTGTTCTGAAATTCAAGATCACTCAGATCAAGAAAACCTAATCAAATCAGCCAAAGAGGAGCCTTAAATATCTTACTTAATTACTGTTTACACTTTTCAGTTGACTGGATTAGAAAATATCTTGACATTAGAAATTACATTTGTGATTCATTTTTGTAAAATGATCATGTAGCAGCAAACATTACTGATATTTTACCGGTATTTAGCTGATTATATCTATGTTGACCTGTATGTGTCCTTCTCTCACTTTCACACACTCACAactagctaaaactaatgcagtctaatacaacagtcaTGCAATAACTCCTCCCTTGATGAAGGTTATTAGCTTTTAAAACTACTCTAAAAATGTGTTAATTAAACTTAATGATAATGTTGGAGGCTACAGTTTGAGTTGCTGTTGAACTACATTGTGTTATACTGAcaggtgtttctattatttttgttttagactgcattagttttagcgaggtgtacctaataaactgacAACAACTGAGTTGACAGGTTGTAGACAGGTTAGTGTCACTAATGGAATTTCATTTCATACGGGAAAGGATCCAACTTATTTTATACAATACAACTATAAAGCAAACCTCATCACACAGAAAACTTTGGCTCTGAGCTGCAGTAATAAATCCAGAATACAACATTAAGAATTACTGATCTGTACCTGTTTCTAAGGATTTCCACTTCATCGCTGCCCTCGAGGTTTTGTTCAGTAATATCCTCAGGTGTCAACGCTGTCATCTCAGTGTCCATATCCGACCGTGCCACATCTTCAGTCAAAGCATCCATTGTTGTAATATGTTGATAAATCTGCTTTCGCCTCTCACTACGACTCAGCGCTGCTCTGTTGATCACATTCTAAGCCGAGCGTGCTCCAGTTGAGTCTCCATGCTCAGCGCAATCTTGAAATAGAAAACTGGTCTTCCAGTGTTTCATCTGAAGCATTTGCAACATGCAGGGAGGTAAATTTGTCTTGTATCTGTTCACACTGGCTGAACCCTTGCGTTTGGCACAAACAATACATGGGTTAATCTGGGTTAATAAATTGTAGCCCTGTGATGAATttgaactgtaaaaaaaatgcagcCGCATGAAGTAAATacctctgctttttttttttcttgccaggTCTAAATACAATGTTTTGCTGGGACCCTATATCTGATGCCATGAGTATGTCTATAAGTCTGCCAAACGCAGAAAAGAAGTTGAAGAAGTGTTCAGTTTGGTTTTTAGTGTCAAATAAATCCCATATTAAGCTTTAGCAGTGAACTGGTGATGAGGAAAACAAAATGCATAAATAGCACATTTATCACCCCTTTACCCCCTAATAACACATTTGTATGGCCTAACGTGCTACTTTAATTGTCAGAAAGTTCAGCATATTGTATTAAAGATCTGCTTTTCTTAACTTGTGATCCACACTTACTATGAAAATGTCAACCTTGCACCTGTTTACATCTGTCTTGCAGCGTGACAGGGATACTACATGGGAAATTAAAGACTGGAAGAGTTGGGGAGGGTTTTTATAATCAACAGGTTATACCTGGGCAGAACACGTCCTCATGTATAAACTAGTCTGGCAGACCTTCTGTAAATCATTATCTTGCCCAATGGACATGACTAATATAGGctaaacatttactggaattaAACATGCACTTTCTTCTAACAATGTTATTGCATTTTTAGCTCATTTACTACAAATCACATCATATAAAACTTAGAGTAAAggtaaataattattcattaaTACCAgctgtggaagaagtactcagatcttttacATAAGTTAAAGAAGctatactctgttacaagtaaaggtcctgcattcaaaatcgtacttaagtaaaagtacaaaagtattagcatcaaaatatatttaaagtaaagtcattatgcagaatggcccattttagAATAATGTATCATATTACTGGATTAAAATGaatgatgcattaatgtgcaCTAAAGTTTAAAagttaatgtagtggagtagaagcaATATTTGCCTCCGAAATATAGTAGAGTAGAAATAGAAAGTagcacaaaatgtaaaaaaaagaaaagaaaagaaaagaaagtaccTCCAAATTGTACAAAGTACATTACTTAAAAAGTTCCCAAATAACTCTTTGGTCtttaaaatctttaaaattTCCTATAAAGCAGTCAAAGAATGGAATGGGCTTCCTAACAATTTAAAGAATATCTCAAATTTGAAAAGCTTCTCGCGGGCTGTTAAATACTTCCTTTTAGAACATCAGACCTGCTCTCACTAACACTTTTTATTCCAttgttgtgtatatttgtgtattgCACCTTCGGTGTAAATAGTCTATTTATATTGTCTTAACTGTCTTGTTGTATAAacatgttatgtttattgtttttgtcatgaacTCAACTCTGTTATGTCATTATAATTGTggaggactacagatggaaagtaGCATAATGCTAAATCTGGTGCAGCCATCTTTTTAATCTAACTGCACATTGTCctgctaaataaactaaactaaactaaactaaatggtTATCCCACTTTTTAGAGTTTGTTTTTATCACAGCACTTTtatcaaagtgataaaataaaGGCTCTGTGCTCTTCAGTACTGACCATATCATTAACTGTCCACAAGATGGCAATCATCAGTAACATACAACTTGTTTTGTATGTTTGAAGACATTAACAGAATTGAGGGTGGTTTAAAAGTAGAAATAgattttttaataattacatttcattaagtactgtatttaagtaaaattctgaggtatttatactttattttcagtttgatgctactttatacttctactccaacACTACATTTTTGAGGGAcacattgtactttttactgcattTGACAACAtttgttactagttactttgcagattaagataattaatacaaaatattactaACAATGGATGAAATGAAACAATGAataattatgtattattatagatTAAGCAACCCAGCAGCAATTTAAATTGTTTAATGTACCCACCTTTAGccgcaacattaaagtgatggacACATTAATGCTTAAATAACTATAAtccaattatataatatatattattctgaaatggctCATTGTGCATCATGAGTATTACTTTTGGTAGGCTACTTTAAGTTGGCTATATTTTGATTCTAAtattttttttgactttttaaatgcaggactttctcTTTGTAGCAGAGTATTTTATACACCATGGTATTGCTATTTTTACGCatgtaaaggatctgagtaggctactttttccatttttcaaaAATTACAACTTTTGCTATAGCCACACCGGATGTGAGGAAACACTTTATAGCTAATTACGTCACAATTTCAAGGGTGACGTGATGACGTCGTTAATGCATAGATATAAAAACGTAGATAGGCCACCCCATTGGCCACTGCTGTTTTTTGGAGCAATACGTCGAGGCTGCCATATTGGTCCGGAGTTTCCGCGCCTCCTAATGCAATATGAGGCAGATCAAGGTCTTCACAATTTAAATCATTATTTCTCACTGAAATCCTAACAGTTTTTAAAGTGGTTTAGCCTACTTTGTTACAAATTCCAGACATTTACTTATAATACAGGATAGCCTATATCTAtttggttaaattaaaaattcGGTTTTCTGTAGCCTAGATAGTAAAAGTACGCGGCTTTAAGCCTTAATATAATTTAAACCGGTAagttaggcctatataaaaattCAACCCACGTACAGTTACCATGAAGGGTGAATTAgctaaaacatatttatttctactgtgaagttgatttttttattgacatggGGGCCTTTGGGGATGGACTCTCCTCAAGGGGCAACTCGAAGAAATGCAGTTCAGCCCGGACCTGCCAATTCAATACATGACAAATACATGACAAATATTAGGCATACTAattactttaataaaaaaatacatcacCTGACACAAGCTAGCATAAGCTTAATTTAGTGCCAGGACAGTCACTTAACATGTTACAGTCACAGTATTTTAAAACACCCTTTTCATCCgtgacattttatttcatgcTGCTTACCATCGGCATAATGTATTTTTCGCATGAAAAtccaaaagcaaaacaaagtcCCACAAAAGTATTTCTCTCGTCTTTATGTTCAGAACGGGTGTTACCCCggaccaagatggcggcggcagAGACGCATCTCACCAGCCGGATATGGTATCTacgtatatatatctatgcgtTTAATGCTCCCTACAGACTACAGAGCAGCAGCGGAGGATGGGGCCGAGTTAAATGAATGAGATGCGGGCTGTTAGAGACCAGACAGGCGGATGATGATAAGAGGATGAACCGGCCGATGGAGCATCAGGATCATAATCTGAATCCTGGTTTAACGCTTGGCTAAATTACGTGAACAATTAAGTGAATCATAAATTAAATTGGCTGGTTGCACACACATTAGCCCTATACATTCCTCGGTTAACATCGACGTCGGTTAAGCCGAACTGTCTTGGAGGATGTTAAAGACTGGAATATGCACCAagtgttttctgtctcttcttCAAAAACGCCGGAGATGAAGCTTTCTCTTGAAAGAAGATGTCCTCCATCGCAAAGCGGCGTTAAAGGTCTGGATTTGCGGCAGTTAAACAACTCCGATAACGTTACCACACTTGAAGGTTGAAGGAATTTGATTTAATGGCACAGCGGACTGCTGCAAGAAAGAGCCAACGACTAAAAGTGGGATTTATGAACACTCGGTTTATTGAGTCTTTTTGTTAGTCTCTTTCGACATTTAATATTTGCATTTAAAAAGGCAACTTCAGAAGCTTAATTTGGTTATAAATCAAACTGCCTTTCCTGTCAGTGTTGCCCCGAGTTTAGCTCCGTAATCCTCCTTTGTGAGTTTTATTTAGCTAAGGGGTTGCAACTACTATAGTTGGCGTCAGTGCTGCTTCTTCGTTCACCATGCATGCACAGACACGTTTACTTGGATGAAATCACCAAACAGAAATGTACCAGAGGGCACTACAACAACACCAAGCCCATGTCTGGACTGAGAAGAGCACCGTGGCTCCGCTGCCCGTGAAGCCACAACAACCACAGCGGCTTTAGTTGGACACCGAGAGGGGATCAAAAAAAACTAGCCTCCAGGCTGTTCACACCGACCTCAAGAGACCACCGAGAGGATCATTTTCGACTCAACTGAAGCCAGCAAAAGCCAGCAAAAATGGGGTATGTAACTTGCATGTCAAGCGACAGTTCTCACTCTACACGTCAGGGTATGACtgacctgtgttttttttgtacataaGAGCAGCCCTTCCGCAGATTTCAGCAGGGCACCAAAGCTGGTACACATGCTAGCTTAGCCACCCATGGCTAACTGTATGAAGCACTCCTGTCATTCTCTTGTCAAATGCTAAAGAAAATGCTTGCCACTGTAGCAAACTGAGACCCAGAGATGCAACGAATATACCGCATTCTCCTGACAGAAGTAGCGGTCCATCAATATATCCACTCCCAGCTTCCATAGACTGACATGTAGATTAGTGAAGAGAAAAGATTAGGCTGTAATGAAACAGGCTACTGTTGGGGAAAGTATCAGAGCTCAGACAGTTGCTTATTTTTGTACAGTGTGATTAAAAGGAGGTGAGACATATGCAttattgtttttctgtctgttccATAGGAAATAcatgaaaataattaattttaaaaagggaaaGCAAACCTACTTAACCCCCACCCAACCAGACACTAATGATCTCCCCTGCACTTGGCTCAAAGCATGTAGCTGAACCTGCAGATGTATGGTGATTCTCCTGATCAAGAGCGACCTAGTTCTTACTCCAGATGAAAGCATGTGATTGGTTTGTTGTGATATTGTGgtaggggtggggtggggttggGTGGGGGGTGCGCACATCCTCTGTAATTCTCAGGGCCAATGGATATAATCCAGTCCAACAATCAATTCCTCAGACACAGAAGGAGAGCATGTCCTGCGTGTGCACTTACCCCCATAATTAGCAAGTCAGACTTAGCTGTTCCAACAGGCTTCTGTTGTTGTATAATAGATGATTGTAAACAAGCTGTCCTCCTCAGACTTGGCACTTCTGAATAAAACAGTGTCCAGGAAATAAATCAGAGTTCAGCcagcatgcttttttttttttttttataaactgaaAACAGAGCACAGGAGGCTAGTAGTTACAGTATTAGTGAGCACATTACATGCAATAGTCAAATAGAACTGGCCTCATATTGACACCTGTTATGCCTAGACAACGTAAGGCAACAGATGAGTTCtactcatttttttaaataattttttattggCTGCCAGGACTAAATATAGCTCTGGATAATTTACTGAAACCTAAGATAattttgtgcatttgtgtgtgttgtatgatatatcgtagagctgggcaatatatcgatattatatcgatatcgcgatatgagactagatatcgtcttatattttggatatcgtaatatggcataagtgttgtctttttttctggttttaaaggctgcattacagtaaagtgatgtcattttctgaacttaccagactattgtagctgttctattatttgcctttagccACTTAGTCATTagatccacattactgatgattatttatcacaaacctcattgtgtaaatattttgtagtAGTATAGatatagtcaacactacaatatcgttgaggtatttggtcaaaaatattgtgttatttgattttctccatatcacccagccctaatatatcaAAGTATTTTTGTACTGTAATATGGTGCATACTGGCTTAGTAGACTTTTGAAGCATACTTTATTCCCCCCCAAACTAGCAATTTGCCTTTATTTTATAAAGAtagtatatttttaatatagGCAGGTGGTCTATCCACAATTGAAATGATCGTTTCTCGCTAAAAACTAGcagttttgtctttattttatagCGGCAGTGGAGAGGtcaaaaggagaggagagacgacctgcagcagcaaaGCTTCTTGGCCAATCCAGCGACGTTGCGATTAGGTGTTTAGCATTTAAACCTGGAGGCCACCTATGAGTCTTTAACTTTAAAACCTTTGAATTAAACGATGTTGTGGAAAGATCTAAAATGAacgtatataaaaaaaaaatcacactaaaAGCAAAACCGTTGTGGAATTGGTTGCGCcttgaaaggtcagcggcaaAGAACGGATGatataatttgaactttgagcgcagCTCTCGGCGGCAATTCCGAGCGCTGCGCGATGCCAAGGGTAGCGCTGCGCCTAGTAGGCCGGCACCGCTCTCCCCATAAGGAAAACAATGGAACGGCCAGCGCAGAGCGGTTTTCGTGTGTAGGCTGCTTAAGAATGAAATGTTTAAGATAAATAAAGCACAATTCATTTACAAATCAAAACAGCTGACAAGAAAGGACACTTCTTCCTTGTCTTTATCTCAGCTCCAGTCCCCGGTTTTCCCCACCATTATAAggcttaggtgcagcacccaagCAGGTTTGGGCACCAACTAGCCTAAGCCAAGTGAATCTAAAATCTGTGAGCATCAAAACTGTATGACTTTTcccagatctaatgattgtagctGCAGTGTTTTCCCTTGGTTTGTGGAAGACTGAGGTGCTCATATTTGGCGgggggtttaggggtccttcctcaagaaaattTGATGTTTTTCAATGAAGAAATATGCAATTTGACATAAATTTGTGAAATTGCACACTTTCAAATACGTGTATCAAACCTAGGGGAAAACACTGGGCACAGTAGTACATGGACCTGTGGTGCTATTGGTGAAGTGTTGCGTACAGCAGCTGTGAGAGACCTCTTAAGGTTCCTTTACTCTTACTTTACCCTTTACAGATAAAGGTTGACAATCATGAATCAAAAATGGCTCTCACTCTCTGGTTCCAGCTCCTCAAAAGTGAACATTTGGCATTTCTTCCTCATCTTCTATGCTATTATAACTGATTTGTCTTGGGGTTTTGGACTGTAGGTCGGGCAAAAGATGACACTATGGGCTCTGGGAACTTGtgatgggctttttttttttgctattttctGACACTCTAAATAGACCAAATATCTATTAGATTaatagaaaaaattaaatttaagaTTAAATCGGTAAGGAAATAATGATTAATTAGTCGCAGCCCAGATTTCAAGTGGTTCTCTGCCAAAGTTGCGTGGTTATGTAGGGTTGTTCCAACTTAGTTGGGTTTTGTTAGCGTTTTATCTTTCACTTCCTTTACTGGTCTATATCTTCCATGGAGGTCAAGGAGAAGTTATTTGAAAAGGCAACAGACAAACTGTAACTCTGTTTGATTTATTACACCCAGACAAGGGTTCAGCTGTCAGTGCATCCCTGTAtcctaaaaatgaaaaaaagatttacgTGTCAACCAAAATCTtcttcacacacaacacacacacacacacacacacacacacacacacacacacacacacacacacacacacacacacacacacacacacacacacacacactctctttcttcttctgtctcttttctaTCTGCGGCTGAAAGCTGTAAGCCCCGGTGAATGGCAcatgggtgttttttttaaactggagGTTGAGCCTTGCCAAGCCCCCGCTGCCTTCCTCTGGGACTGGGTTAACCAGACAGGGACGCTGGGATCGGATTGGGCCAGAGAGCAGCCCAGCCCTGAAGTCACATGGCTGTTGCCATGACGACCCAGCAGCTAAGTTAGTAATGCAGGGTTATTTTTCCTGTAACCGTCTGCGCTCTGACGCAGCGTCTGATGAGTATGACTGAAGAATGTTTACTAATTCATAATGGTAATGTGAATTAATATGGATTTTAATTCTTATTTTAAGAGTGTATAGACGTATTAGAGAACGATTAGTCCATTAATCAatagtagagctgggcaatatattgatattatatcgatatcgtgatatgagactagatatcgtcttagatttttggatatcgtaatatggcataagtgttgtct contains the following coding sequences:
- the si:ch1073-398f15.1 gene encoding cardiomyopathy-associated protein 5 — protein: MDALTEDVARSDMDTEMTALTPEDITEQNLEGSDEVEILRNSLREAVHDDNVRPKMQCLMMDSSFSMVTMQGEDSGIAWETTPSRCTTPWASEAGNFTVDLSSPVAVRPATPGSVPAGKIIFVMDEELISRRKKTKERVNQKSKGDRLREVAESSGNISGRPELVEFSQPNVKTEEGEEEEANDPLVDKEQKLFRLVSEGSEILNIVVPPKFASVDEEESKEMVDNLSYLEESLLPKASEETHDNELMFTGLDAAGGDQVNPPSSISTNVMDPPGAPVARPLGRGTAGNVDYFEAFTMVDAEAPGSPAVIAQGLVEQETEAEAATEIQDTEKPVQSEDNTTATITVDDDNLDTVSLEEINSDLLDEVFYGGTDNYVMKTLDKEGGCDAPSRLPSKPSGSNLFGSQEDILTPIFLPEGPCKIIDQILLEEPKAMAFLYTDLYEEAIGSRKKEEDTESMTSEKSFHSRHSDREARGYLEKYVLIDETPAVEVEPTDEEKCPEEGPRVLSQDLYDFGDLLSEPEKGEMQNTEEEITDFLRTSDNSSPCDVDPFPQSLKEDETQSTTKTKVKTGKNVSIKVEKVAKIPEDPLSVSSFEFLSEELDWGSIDDREALDEKETVSTDQELWKKDLEMQRPVAPPRRKATSVPKACLDLTPLTPVDDIMQEKEEAGGKEQRVEEKETASPAEPADEGDADGKETMQPFSDVALFENALAAVESPQTESVEDCIETALRNTNPAAAQEKETKTVEEKETSETEAAIKQTEPEGVEIQPSESAKTESPEKQGDHSTEPAKDKGQCVIL